The Macaca nemestrina isolate mMacNem1 chromosome 1, mMacNem.hap1, whole genome shotgun sequence genome contains the following window.
GTTTGGGAGAGAAAAACAGGAGTCCTTTAGACTATACCAAGTTTGAGATATACTTACACACTTACATACATGTGGAAATGTCCTTAcatattcattaagtggaaaaaGGTAgcaagatggattttttttttagttcagcCATCAACATTGGATGAGGAAGATGTGAGTTTCATGACAAATATTTGCTATCCCTATACCAGGCActgtctcatttatttctcaaaattaccTGAGAAGTGAGTATTATTACCTAgtcttacagataaggaaactgaggcttggataTAGCAGTAATTTGTCCATGGTCATGTAGCCAGTAAATTACAAAGCCATGATCTTAATTCAGGTCTTCCTGACTCCAAATCCAACACTTTTCCCATACATGAAAACTCTGTTCTGGTAAGATTTCAGTACAGATACTCCACAACCCCTACTCAACTAAGCTTAAAGCACTACTCGGTCTCTTCTAATCAGAGAATTGGAGTCATTCTCTTCCTGGTTGGGTCATCTTTACTTCAAACCTCAGGCCAAGGCTAAGTTAGTAGCCTTTTCTGTTTTGCTCCCATGTTCCCATTGGTTCACAGTTACATCTTACTAGGCAGTATTTCCCGGTCTTTGCTCTCAGAAATATCTGCATCACATGTCATCTCACATGCCTAGATATGCTGCACTTCTTTGCTCCCCAGAATtgcctgcttgctttctcagcttcTTCACTTCTTCCTTCCCCAGTTCTTTGGTTCTCAgcattttcctttctgtcttgcTGACCTTCTACATCTGAGTCTCTTTCTCACTATTGGAGCCAGCTTTAGATACAGTGAGAACCAGGATCCCCATAGATTCAAATTCCCCAAGGAAGTGATGCTTCCATCTTCCACCCCAGTTAGGTAATTCTGATAGCAGAGGAAACAGGACTCTTGCACCTGGTCTTTTGGCTTCTGACCTCACTGAGGTGCCGTCAGAATTCTCAGCTTGGTCTCCAAATTGTCTTTACACAGGGGCAGAGTACAAGTACTAGAAGGGACCCCAGGGATAAACTGGAGCCCAGAAATATAAAATGACCACCCCAAAACTATCCAACTAGTTGATAGAAACCTCAGTCTCTCTCTTCCCACTTCTTCTGCTGGCTATCCTGTCCCATACTGATGTCCTGCATCATTTGGTCATCCCAGACCTTGCTACCATCAATTGGGCAATAAAAGCAGAGTCCTTTACAGAGTCTACAGACCATAATATATACAGCAAAGGTGAAATACAAAACATTGAGGTGAAGGATATTTTTCACAGGGGGCTGAGCCAAGACATTTGTCCTTAATCTAGATCTTATTTTTCTGCAAACAGGACAACTGAGGAGCATACAAGTTAACAATTACAGTCAGCTCTTTCAGAATAGGACCTGTGAGATCCATCTGACCTGCTCTGTGGAGGATGCAGATGACAATGTCTCATTCAGATGGGAGGCCTTGGGAAGCACACTTTCAAGTGAGCCAAACATCACTACCTCCTGGGACCCCAGGATTTCCGGTGAACAGGACTACACCTGCATAGCAGAGAATGCTGTCAGCAATTTatccttctctgtctctgcccAGAAGCTTTGCGGAGGTAACAGCTTGCCTCAGGTCTGAGAGCCTTGAGCAGCTGTGGGGTGTAACGCGTCCTCACATCCTACATAATTTCCAAAACTGTGGCCCAGTGGGAGGCAGAAAATGCTGCTGGGAGGGGACAGATGCCCTCTGGAGCTCTGCATCTCTCAGTACTCCCAGAGgactctcccttcctctccattcCCCAACCCCTCCTCCAACCCACTCAGAACCCAAAAGCAAAGGCCTGGGAAGGTACGATTGCTTTCTCCCTACAACTCCACTGGGCCCCACCCTCCCCTGCCTGCCACATAGGACTCTCACCCCAAAGCCTCTGGGTATAAATAAACCTACCTAGCCCCCAAATATGGCCTAGAAGAGGCTCCATGAAGGCTCCAAGAACAGTGGGCCTCACTTGATGTGTCtcaaatgtcatttcttttttctcttttcagatgTTAAAATTCAATATACAGATACCAAAATGATTCTGTTTGTGGTTTTTGGGATATGCATAGTCACCGGTTTCATCATAATGCTGTTACTTGTTTTGAGGAAAAGAAGAGGCAGGTTTCCTTTCTTCCTACTTGTCTCCTCTCCAGGGTTCCAGGGATTGAGAGTTTGGGGCCTCTGATTCCCAAGGATCTCTTGTGGAggacaggaggagggagggaggctgcaaACCCCGGCTCAGCTAGTCCACTGAGATGATCCTGGGGTGTGATCTTGCACCTgctaatatcctcagagaaatatcCTACAGGGAAAAGTAGGACCCTGTCTCAGGGCTGCTTGCCCTTCCTTTTGGGTCCCCTCCCACCACATCCCAACACTCATGGGGTTGGGGGTGAAATGCCTCTCCCACTGCTGTCACACATTTcaattttctggttttatttttcagattctcTACCTTTGTCTACTCAGCGAACACAGGGCCCTGGTGAGCATTCAGACTCTTAACTCTCCATCATAAAGCAGATGGGAAGagccaaatggaagagaaagGGGGATGGCAGGGGGCTGGATAATGACAGAGGAAGGAGTCAGAATGTCATTACTCAGACCACATGGTGTGAGGGGAGATGACCTGTAATCATGGGTCCTACATGGTTCACAGGCACAGGCATGTGAACCAGTCACTCAGACAGTTTCTCTTGGTGATATCAGGTTCATTCACCACCCTGCTGATGGAGACACTAAGTCCCAGTGAAAGGGATCATCCCTCGTCACCCAGCAAGTCCAGGGCACAGGCAGGATTAAAGTATCCAAGACACAAAACCAAACTGACTGCATCATTACTGTTGAGCCAGGGTTTTGGCAATGGATAGACACAGTGGAAAGAGAAAACATGATATAGAAACACAAACACAGGCTCTGGACTCAAGATTGGCTTTGGGTCTCGTTTCACGCATGAGTGATGCATGACATCACTTGTAGAGGAAAAGGCATAAGGTCTGAAGTCGGAAGACATGAATTTGAGTTCCGGTTTCATCACTGCCTGTATGGCTTTGCACAAGTCAGTTAAGCTTTCTGAGTCTCCagttcctcatctccaaaatAATCAAATCCACTATAGGGACCTCTGAAAAGCTTAATAATATCCTGTCTGTGAAATAACTGGCTCCTTATGTTTGCCAACAAGGTGTCTTTAGCCCTTCCATAGGCAGTGCTATTTGGTCCCAGGAGCTTCCTGACCCACATGTGAAGCCTGAGGGAGACTCTGAAGCTTTAGGGGACCTCAACACCACCTCCTACCCCAAGAGATGTGGTCAGAAATAGACCACATGACTGAGAAGGTTCACCCAGAACTCCAAAGACTGTCAAGAATGAGTGATCCCTCAGGAAAGCAGATGCTTCAAACACCTGCCTATCCGGGGACACAGTGTGCACTGGGGAGGGCGAGGTCCTGGGAGAGCAGTCCCAGAGTCCTTCTGCCGTTGACTGTGCCTTCCTATGTTAACAGCAGAGCCTGCGGGGAACATAGAGTATGTTTCAGTCTCTCCAGTGAACAACACTGTGTATGCTTCAGTCACTCATTCAAACAGGGTGAGTCCTTTCAGCTTTATACGCCATTGCGTTGTCAGTTTTACAGCCATTGTTCACAAACTTGTCACCATAACCATCTGACTGATCAAATGACCATTGAGGGGAGGAGAAGACAGCCACAGCAACAGGGGCAGCAAAGTTATGTGCTAGACCACTCTGGTGTCTGCCGTTCTCACCCTTAAGGACATGTTTATTCACACCCTGCTTTACACCGTTCTCCAACTGCTTGATACATCAGTAAGTCTTGTCCCTTCAGCTTAATTACAAGCTGACTGAAAGTACAAATTATGTCTTCCTCTCTCTTGCCCTGTATCCTAGCCTAATGATcagtaaatacttgctgaatgggTCAGAGTTCCACTAAGTTTGAAAGTTTCCTATGGACATAGTTCCATAGCAGGGGACTGACTTCTCACTGTGGATGTAGGGGTCTTAGGGGAGCTCAGAAATAGTCTCTCAAGAGGGGAAGGGGGCACAGTAGAGGCCACTAAACCATGAGCAATGTTTCACTCCTCCCCTCTCATCTACAACATAACAGGATGGCCTTAGTCAAGCATCAGCAACTCATCTGTCATGCATCCGCAGCTCCCCACCACCCCTAAATAAAGGACCTGCAGGTGGCACGTCTCTAAATAATACTATACATTTTGAGAGGCCAGTTTTCATGTCTTCTGAAAAATAAGCCAGGAAAGCTTAGTATTTTCCAAATGATGTAAGCAATGATCTATCTAGAAATCTTGGATTCCCTTCACCTATATTTGCAAAGTATGCTCCTTGATGACAGGGAGCAAGAAGGGGTACTCTCACTTGCTCAGGCATTTCTATTGCCTTTGCAAATTCCTCTTGAAGACAAGTTAACTCACACTCTGACAAATCAAAACACTAATTTCCTACAAATGTGTTAGCTTTCTgtttagcaaaaagaaaaaaaaaatgtgctttggagagtgcagtggcacaatcacagttcactgcatccttaacctcctcaggctcaggtgatcctttttcctcggcctcctaagtagctgagactacaggtgcgcaccattaCATCAGGacaaattttctactttttgtagagacggggtttcgccacgttgcccaggctagtctcaaacttctgcactcaagtaatctgcctgcctcatcctcccgaagtgttgggattacaggcatgaaccattgtgcccagTCGAGGTCTTGATAATTCTCTAAATACTTCTTTAATTTAAAGTGTCAAAATCTTTGAGTAGGTTCTTTGAGGGGCGTAGGGACTTCTGCTATTATTTCTGTAATGTGCATTCCACACAGAGCCATTCTTAAGGCCAAGTGTTCCTATTCTACCCATTCCCCATGCTTGAGGAGACCCCAATGACAGGATGACCAGGCAGTTAGAATTATAGCAAAAGATGGAGCAGGCAAAATGGGCAGTTTCAGTCATAGCTAGTAAAAATTTGAGGCAAAACATATAATATAACTATCTGGTATATaagttctttcttaaaaaatgGAGGAAGGAAAGTAGAGGTGGACAAAGGACAAGAATACTTCCTTCCCTTCATACAGCAAGGCTGTCTTTCACTGGCTCTTGAGCCCACTGGTTTGCTGCCGTGTTGCTCTTCTGTTTGGGGCTCAGGAAATGCCACCAAACCCTCACAGGTTTGTTAGCTAGTGATGCTTGGTCTTCCACTAAACATTCCCCGGCCTTCCTCTGGAAGAACTTTGacatattctcttttttgttacACAGTCCTTCCTAAGAATATATCTATGCATTAATCTCTTTGTCTCTGTATAAGTCAAACTGGTATGATTCTTTTTACAGGAAACGGAAATCTCGACACCTATAAAAAATGCTACTGTCACAATTTACTCCACAGTTAATCATTCCAAAGAGGTAAACCCATGATTGCTCCATGTCTTTATATTCTTGCCTCTCTCCACAGACCTATGATTTtgcaaataaagtaaaaataaaaaggtcaTCTTACAGATGCACAAACACCAGCAGCATACGGAAAGTCTTGGGACATCACCAAAACATATCCAACAAGTTATTTTGTGTTAGGGTCACCATGCATAACCGAGTTTTCAAATTacatgttttttaatt
Protein-coding sequences here:
- the LOC105498183 gene encoding SLAM family member 6 isoform X2; the protein is MKMAHGPGLLLQRLPPLTRDTRGNLVSQSSSTPLMVNGVLGESVILPLKLPAGEMIASITWLCNGTSLAFIEPSETKSPNIRVTHPKQRKRLNFTQSYSLKLSNLEMEDTGSYSAQITTETSVKLSSYTLRIFRQLRSIQVNNYSQLFQNRTCEIHLTCSVEDADDNVSFRWEALGSTLSSEPNITTSWDPRISGEQDYTCIAENAVSNLSFSVSAQKLCGDVKIQYTDTKMILFVVFGICIVTGFIIMLLLVLRKRRDSLPLSTQRTQGPEPAGNIEYVSVSPVNNTVYASVTHSNRETEISTPIKNATVTIYSTVNHSKESKPTFSRATALDNVV
- the LOC105498183 gene encoding SLAM family member 6 isoform X3, which gives rise to MLWLFQSLLFVFCFGPGNLVSQSSSTPLMVNGVLGESVILPLKLPAGEMIASITWLCNGTSLAFIEPSETKSPNIRVTHPKQRKRLNFTQSYSLKLSNLEMEDTGSYSAQITTETSVKLSSYTLRIFRQLRSIQVNNYSQLFQNRTCEIHLTCSVEDADDNVSFRWEALGSTLSSEPNITTSWDPRISGEQDYTCIAENAVSNLSFSVSAQKLCGDVKIQYTDTKMILFVVFGICIVTGFIIMLLLVLRKRRDSLPLSTQRTQGPAEPAGNIEYVSVSPVNNTVYASVTHSNRETEISTPIKNATVTIYSTVNHSKESKPTFSRATALDNVV
- the LOC105498183 gene encoding SLAM family member 6 isoform X5; this encodes MVNGVLGESVILPLKLPAGEMIASITWLCNGTSLAFIEPSETKSPNIRVTHPKQRKRLNFTQSYSLKLSNLEMEDTGSYSAQITTETSVKLSSYTLRIFRQLRSIQVNNYSQLFQNRTCEIHLTCSVEDADDNVSFRWEALGSTLSSEPNITTSWDPRISGEQDYTCIAENAVSNLSFSVSAQKLCGDVKIQYTDTKMILFVVFGICIVTGFIIMLLLVLRKRRDSLPLSTQRTQGPAEPAGNIEYVSVSPVNNTVYASVTHSNRETEISTPIKNATVTIYSTVNHSKESKPTFSRATALDNVV
- the LOC105498183 gene encoding SLAM family member 6 isoform X1, encoding MKMAHGPGLLLQRLPPLTRDTRGNLVSQSSSTPLMVNGVLGESVILPLKLPAGEMIASITWLCNGTSLAFIEPSETKSPNIRVTHPKQRKRLNFTQSYSLKLSNLEMEDTGSYSAQITTETSVKLSSYTLRIFRQLRSIQVNNYSQLFQNRTCEIHLTCSVEDADDNVSFRWEALGSTLSSEPNITTSWDPRISGEQDYTCIAENAVSNLSFSVSAQKLCGDVKIQYTDTKMILFVVFGICIVTGFIIMLLLVLRKRRDSLPLSTQRTQGPAEPAGNIEYVSVSPVNNTVYASVTHSNRETEISTPIKNATVTIYSTVNHSKESKPTFSRATALDNVV
- the LOC105498183 gene encoding SLAM family member 6 isoform X4 yields the protein MLWLFQSLLFVFCFGPGNLVSQSSSTPLMVNGVLGESVILPLKLPAGEMIASITWLCNGTSLAFIEPSETKSPNIRVTHPKQRKRLNFTQSYSLKLSNLEMEDTGSYSAQITTETSVKLSSYTLRIFRQLRSIQVNNYSQLFQNRTCEIHLTCSVEDADDNVSFRWEALGSTLSSEPNITTSWDPRISGEQDYTCIAENAVSNLSFSVSAQKLCGDVKIQYTDTKMILFVVFGICIVTGFIIMLLLVLRKRRDSLPLSTQRTQGPEPAGNIEYVSVSPVNNTVYASVTHSNRETEISTPIKNATVTIYSTVNHSKESKPTFSRATALDNVV